The following are from one region of the Actinoplanes sp. L3-i22 genome:
- a CDS encoding ABC transporter permease: MKYLLQRIAFYLFTAWAAITLNFFIPRLVPGDPVQSLITKYQGQLSSQAIDSLYVLFGLDKDKSLWQEYLDYWGQLFHGDLGLSFTFFPTPVSEIISSSLPWTLLLVGITTVISFFLGTGLGVLAGWRRGSWADGLLPVTTFLSSVPYFWLGIIAIYLFTGPDSFFPSSGGFDNGLVPAFDQYFIPSAIKHSMLPALTILVSSVSGWILSMRNMMVTVASEDYITVAHAKGLSDRRVALSYAARNALLPNVSGFALSLGFIVGGTLLVEIVFSYPGIGFQLFQALGAQDYPLMQGIFLIITISVLVANLIADVAYLLLDPRTRKEG, encoded by the coding sequence GTGAAGTATCTGCTGCAGCGCATCGCGTTCTACCTGTTCACCGCGTGGGCCGCGATCACGCTGAACTTCTTCATCCCGCGGCTGGTCCCCGGTGACCCGGTGCAGTCGCTGATCACCAAGTACCAGGGCCAGCTCAGCAGCCAGGCGATCGACTCGCTCTACGTCCTGTTCGGACTGGACAAGGACAAGAGCCTCTGGCAGGAGTACCTGGACTACTGGGGCCAGCTGTTCCACGGCGACCTGGGCCTGTCGTTCACGTTCTTCCCGACCCCGGTCTCGGAGATCATCTCCAGCAGCCTGCCCTGGACGCTGCTGCTGGTCGGCATCACCACGGTGATCAGCTTCTTCCTCGGCACCGGCCTGGGCGTGCTGGCCGGCTGGCGGCGCGGCTCGTGGGCGGACGGCCTGCTGCCGGTGACCACGTTCCTCTCCTCGGTGCCGTACTTCTGGCTCGGCATCATCGCGATCTACCTGTTCACCGGGCCGGACAGCTTCTTCCCGTCGTCCGGCGGGTTCGACAACGGCCTGGTGCCGGCGTTCGACCAGTACTTCATCCCGAGCGCGATCAAGCACAGCATGCTCCCGGCGCTGACCATCCTGGTCTCCTCGGTCAGCGGCTGGATCCTCAGCATGCGGAACATGATGGTGACGGTGGCCAGCGAGGACTACATCACCGTCGCGCACGCCAAGGGGCTCTCCGACCGCCGGGTCGCGCTCAGCTACGCGGCCCGCAACGCGTTGCTGCCGAACGTCTCCGGCTTCGCGCTGTCGCTCGGCTTCATCGTCGGCGGCACGCTGCTGGTGGAGATCGTCTTCTCCTACCCCGGCATCGGCTTCCAGCTCTTCCAGGCGCTGGGCGCCCAGGACTACCCGCTCATGCAGGGCATCTTCCTGATCATCACGATCTCGGTGCTGGTCGCGAACCTGATCGCGGACGTGGCGTACCTGCTCCTCGACCCGCGCACCCGCAAGGAGGGCTGA